CATCAGCCCGCCTGAGTTAACCACATAATCGGGTGCATAAATGATATTTTGCTTTTGCAGTGCTGCAGCATGAACATCTTCGTTTTGAAGCTGGTTGTTTGCAGCCCCGCACACAACGGAGCATGACAGTTGTGCTATGGTTTCGTTATTAAGCACTGCCCCTAAGGCATTGGGCGAGAAGATATCGCAAGGAGTTGTAAACACTTCATCGGGCGATATCACGGTAGCACCGGTTTCGGCAGCAACTTTATTTGAACGCTCTTCGTAGATATCCGAAACAAAAACAATTGCTCCGTCCTTCACCAGATGTTTTACAAGGTTCGACGCTACGTGACCTGCACCCTGAACTACGACACGCTTTTTTGACAGTGAGTCGGTACCCCAGGCAAATTTTGCTGCTGCCTTCATCCCTGAATATACACCAAAGGCAGTCACCGGCGACGGGTCACCTGATCCGCCTACGCCACCTACACCGGTAACAAACCGGGTTTCCATCCTTATCCACTCCATGTCGCGTACACTGGTACCAACATCTTCGGCAGTAATGTATCTGCCACGCAGACTTTCCACCATTTTGCCGTAGGAGCGGAATTTGGCTTCGTTCTTGTCGGTGCGAGGGTCTCCGATAATCACAGCCTTTCCACCACCCAGATTAACTCCGCTGACAGCAGCTTTATAGGTCATGCCTCGTGATAGCCGAAGGGCATCTGTTATTGCGTCTTCATCAGTGGAATAATTCCACATGCGAGTA
This is a stretch of genomic DNA from Ignavibacteria bacterium. It encodes these proteins:
- a CDS encoding Glu/Leu/Phe/Val dehydrogenase — translated: MNMKLFDTLQTMGHEQVVLCSDPVTGLRAVIAIHDTSLGPALGGTRMWNYSTDEDAITDALRLSRGMTYKAAVSGVNLGGGKAVIIGDPRTDKNEAKFRSYGKMVESLRGRYITAEDVGTSVRDMEWIRMETRFVTGVGGVGGSGDPSPVTAFGVYSGMKAAAKFAWGTDSLSKKRVVVQGAGHVASNLVKHLVKDGAIVFVSDIYEERSNKVAAETGATVISPDEVFTTPCDIFSPNALGAVLNNETIAQLSCSVVCGAANNQLQNEDVHAAALQKQNIIYAPDYVVNSGGLMNVASEVTGYDRDSVMRQAEGIYDITMNILTTARDKNILTIEASNAIAEERIKKVRHVHGMFTGTPSIRGL